The Syntrophorhabdales bacterium sequence GGTCTTCTGCTCTTCGGTGCCCATGGCCTGACAGAAAAAGATTACAAGGTGGTATATCTCAGCTACAATGAGGTGGTGGAAGGCATCAAAGACAATAGCATCGATGGGGGCATTCTCGCTGGTTCGTCTCCCGTAGCATCCTACAATGAACTGGCACTGACGCAGGACGTCACGATTATACCTATCAACCCTGAAGCAGCGAAAAGCATAACGGAGAAATATCGCTACTTCTTTCCAGTTAGCGTCAAGAAGGGAACATACAAGGGTGTAGATCAAGACGTGCCGGTGATCGGATTCAGCTCGATTCTGGCCACTCACGAAAAGACAAATCCGGACCTGGTGTACAAAGTCGTCAAAGCAATTTACGAGCATAAGAATGAACTCGTGGCGATTCACAAAGTGGCGGAGAATCTTAACCTGAAAAACGCGATGGATGGAATCGGGGTGCCCATGCACGAGGGAGCCAAGAAATATTATAAGGAAGTCGGCGCAATGAAGTAACGGCACTTGCTCGTGTTCGGAGGCTGAGTCCAGTGGAAGGGGTAGTATGGAGAACTTGAAGATAAGCACCTTAGCTCACTACGTGAGGACCAATCCACGAAGGGCGCTCATCTTTATTTTCGGA is a genomic window containing:
- a CDS encoding TAXI family TRAP transporter solute-binding subunit, whose amino-acid sequence is MKRILSAGLLITIGVLFGLANSDVCAKELIPIVTPGAGGTAYIMGAGISTIARKYVPETDYVVQAESGVTTMLRRIHDYYKKNQSAFTVCDGNGVWSAYNGVGLFAGKEKYTELRGVSFIHNIELYFVVRKNSGIRWYADAKGKRIAVGPPGSSVAASGLLLFGAHGLTEKDYKVVYLSYNEVVEGIKDNSIDGGILAGSSPVASYNELALTQDVTIIPINPEAAKSITEKYRYFFPVSVKKGTYKGVDQDVPVIGFSSILATHEKTNPDLVYKVVKAIYEHKNELVAIHKVAENLNLKNAMDGIGVPMHEGAKKYYKEVGAMK